Genomic DNA from Aminobacterium mobile DSM 12262:
GAAGTTACCTCCAACGCCAACGGAGTCATTATGAGGAGCGAGGAGAATTCTCCTGATATGAGGAAAGCTTTCGATAAGGCCATGAAAAATATCGAACGTCAAATTAAGCGCCATAACGACTACCTCAAAGACAGAGCACAGCTCAAGACACACGATGTTTCTTTTAATCTAGAGGGATTCCCGGAAGTTGAAACTGTTCCCCTCGTAGAAGAAGAAATAGTCAAAGTAAAAAGATTTCCTCTACGGCCCATGACAGCTAAAGAGGCTACGATGCAAATGGATCTTCTCGGACATGAGTTTTTCCTCTTTAAGAATGTGGAGACAGGTGCGGTAAATGTGGTGTATAGAAGGAAAAACGGAGGGTTTGGTCTTCTCGAGCCTATCGATTGATCGGGCGACTTTTAGAAAGGTATGAAAGGCCCCTTGCGGGGGCCTTTTTTTCTGATACATCCCGACTGGGGGCGATCCTATGCACGAGATGTCTCTGGTTGAAGCTGTTATAGAGACTCTTTTAGAGTTACAAAAATCTCATGAATGGAATCATATTAGTAAGGTTACTCTTCACGTTGGAGCTATGAGGCAAGTGATCCCTGATGTCATGTCTTTTGCGTTTCTTATAGCCACAAAAGATACGCCTCTTGCAGGGGCTAAAATGGAGATCATAGAGATTCCCATGAGTTTTAAGTGTAAAAAATGTGACAGAAAATGGGGAGAAGATCAAATGGATTTCGTCTGTCCTCATTGTGGTTCTTTGGATGTTGACGTTTTGTCGGGTATGGAGTTGGATATAGAGTCAGTGGAGGTGGAAGAAGAACATGGCTAAAATCTATAAGATTCAACAGTCCGTCATGGCAGCTGATGAAGAGTATGCCCAGCAGATTCGAAAAGAGATGTCTCGTCGAGGTCTTTTGGTTATTAATATTATAGGGTCCCCAGGGGCCGGGAAAACTACGCTACTTGAAGCGACAAAAGATAAAGCTCCCTTCTCTTTTGCTGTTATTGAAGGTGATATAGCCACTTCTCGAGATGCGGAACGTCTTTCAAAGTTGGGAGTTCCTTCAATTCAGATTAACACTCATGGGGGATGCCATCTTGAGGCGAATTTAGTGAAAAAAGCTCTCGAAGAGTTGCCTCTCGAAGATATCGATGTGATCTTTATAGAAAATGTGGGGAATTTAGTCTGTCCCGCAGAATTTGATATAGGTGAGGACTGGAAAGTAGCAGTGAGCAGTATTCCAGAAGGTGCCGACAAACCTTTGAAGTACCCGCATCTGTTTTCCGAAGCCAAAGCTGTTCTTCTTACAAAGGTAGATCTCGTTCCTTACGTTCCCTTTGATATGGATTTATATAAGAATGATCTTTTTCACTTAAATCCCAATGTAGAATGTATTGAGATAGAAGCGTTGACAGGCAAGGGTATTCAGAAGTGGGTATCCTTGGTGGAGAAATTATTAAAGGAGAAGCGTTCTGAATGTCTGTAAATGACCCTATTTTAGAGAAGTTGAATCCGCGGCAACAGGAGGCTGTTTCTTATTGCGACGGTCCATTACTCGTTCTTGCTGGAGCAGGAAGTGGCAAAACAAGAGTTTTAACTCATAAAGTAGCCTACCTTATTAATAAGGGATATGCCTCCCCGCGGGGGATACTTGCTGTAACGTTCACGAATAAAGCAGCCCGGGAAATGAAAGAGCGTGTAATATCCCTAATCGGAGATTCTGCGGCTATAATGCAAGTGAGTACTTTCCATTCTTATGGCCTTCATTTTCTTTTTCGAAATAGCGACCAGCTAGAATTTCTTGGCCTCAAAAAAGGTTTTGCTATTTTTGATCGTAACGATAGCCGATCTCTCGTGAAGAAAGTAATGGAGGAATTGCGCCTCGATCCGAAACAAATTGATCCATCCCATGTTCTTGATAGAATTTCGAAGGCAAAAACAGAAGGAAATCCTAAAACTTTAGAGCCTTTAGGATTGGAGGGCATAGAACATCAAGTTTATAGCCTATACAATGAAGAGTTGAGGAAGCAGAATGCTATAGATTTTGATGATCTCCTGATCCTCCCCCTCCATCTTTTAACTGTTGATAGCGACCTTCGAAAGAGGGAGCAGGAACGGCTTGATTGGATTTTGGTCGATGAATATCAGGACGTAAATAAGCCTCAATATCTTCTTTTACGCCGTCTTATAGGTACTTCAGGTCGAATTATGGTTGTAGGAGATCCAGACCAATCTATTTATGGATGGCGAGGGGCTGATATGACCATGATCCTTAACTTCGAGAAAGATTTCCCTGCTGCGAAAGTGGTGGTCTTGGATCAGAATTATCGATCCACAGGAAATATTCTGAAAGCTGCAAACTCAGTGATTATGAGCAACGAGCGGCGCAGGAAGAAGAATCTGTGGACAGCCCGAGATATGGGAGATAAAATACGCGTCCTTCTTTCACCTAACGAATATAAAGAAGCTGAATTTATTATGTCGGAAATAAAAAAACTTCATGATTTTCAAGGATATAAATATGGCGATATGGCAATTCTTTATCGCATTAATGCTATGAGCCGAATTTACGAGCAGAAATGCATAGAGCGGGGCGTTCCCTATCGTGTTGTGAGGGGTACGGCGTTTTATGACAGAAAAGAAATAAAAGAAATGCTTTCTTATATGCGTCTTGCTGTGAATCCGGCAGACTTGGCTTCTTTGTCAAGGGTAGCCAATGTTCCGGCGCGAGGGCTTGGAAAGAAAAGCCTGGAAAAGCTGGGTGAAACTCTCGGTTCTCTTTCTGCAATGGAAGCCCATCAAATTTGGGCGGTCATAGAGGAGGGGAAAGAACTTACCCTTTCGGGGAAAGCACGTGCAGGGGCTATGGAACTAGCTCTTCATATGTCGGCTATTTTAAAGAAATCCCAAAACTTCCAGGATGTGTTGCTTTATATCCTTGACGGCATTGGTTATCAGGAGCAACTGAAAAAAGATGATCCTGAAGGATGGGAAGAGCGAGTGGAAAACATCCGCGAGCTGGGGTCTCTTGTTTCTTCAGGGGGGGATCTTGCTGAAGTGTTGGCGGAGGTGGCTCTCTTTACAGATTTGGAAACTACGGATTTGGGAGATTTAGGTGCAGTAAACTTTTTGACACTTCATGCGGCTAAAGGATTGGAATTCCCAGTAGTGTTCCTTGTGGGGCTGGAAGAAGCTATCTTCCCTCATTTTAAGTGTATGGAAGACCAAGAAAGCCTTGAAGAAGAGCGTCGTCTCTGCTATGTGGGCATGACACGTGCGGAAGAAAAACTTTATATGACAGGAGCACGGAGTCGCCGGCTCTTTGGTTCTGTTTTCAGAAACGGCTTGTCTCGTTTCCTTTGGGAGATTCCCGACGGGAATAAAGAAGTTGAAGACCAAGGCGAGGAGGAGATGTCCTATGCTGGTTTTGGGCGTGACAGGAGACGTAGGGGCTGGTAAATCTACTGTCGCTGGTCTTTGGAAAAATCACGGGGCTTCTATTATTGACGCAGATTGTATAATCCATGAAATATGGAAAGAACCCAGAGTCCTAAAAAGAGTGGAAGAGCGATGGGGAAGTTGCGTTTTTTATCATAATGGCAGCATCAATCCATCAGAGATCGCTTCTCGTATTTTTGCTGACCCCAAAGAATACGAGTGGCTTTGTTCTATTCTCCATCCTATGGTTCGTAAAGAGATGGAACGTCGGATGTTTGCTCTTCGAGGATGGATTGTAGCAGAGATTCCGCTCCTTTTTGAGAATAGTGTGCCGTGGTGGGTAGATTATACAGTGTATGTGACGGCATCTACGTCAACGAGACTTTCTCGGAACGTTTCGCGTGGATGGAATGAGGAAGAGATAGAACGTCGAGAGCGTTTCCTTATGAATACTGAAGAAAAACAGGCTATGGCTGATCTTGTGATACAGAATGAGGGGTCTTTAGAGAGTCTTGAAGAGTCTTTGTTGCGATATGCCGTTGCGTTTAAAAAAATGGCGGCTCTTTGTGTTATTCAGGCGTATAGCTCTGATGAAAAGAGTCTTCGCCGTGCGGCTGTTCGCCTGGGAGCCTCTGGCTGGGCTTCGAGGGTGGAGGTGCAGCCTTTAGTCAATGCTCTTATGCAAAATGGTCGATTATCTATGGGAAAGCGCTATTTGTTGCGAGCTTATTCTTGTGAATTTTACTGGAGATTTGTAGAGGAACTACTGAAAAACGAGGGCGTGAATGAAGTGGAGCTCCTTCATGTTCCGCGTCTATCAGCGGCCCTTCGAAATGATTTAGTGGAGGAAATGAACGGTTGAAAGTTATAACGAGCCATATGGGGAACGATTTTGATTCCATAGCAAGTATGGTTGCCGCTTCGAAACTTTATCCCGACGCCATACTCTCTCTTTCTGGCTCTACAAGCCGGACGGTTCGGGATTTTTTGCGAAAATTTCCTCGTCGCTGGCCTATTGTGACTCCCCGAAAAATTAGGAAAGATGAGATTACTCAGCTCATTGTAGTTGATACCCGTTCCCGGTCGCGCATCGGTCCTTTCGCAACTCTTTTGGGGAAAAAAGATGTTATTGTTCATGTTTATGATCATCATCCTCCCTCCGCCGATGATATTGACGGAGAGCTGATAGTTATAGATCCTATAGGTGCCACTACTACCTTGTTGGTTGAAATTCTTTTTGAACGGCAAATCCCCATTACGCCTCAAGAAGCGACGCTTTTCGCTATGGGAATATATGAAGATACAGGCGGACTGACTTTCGGGGGAACGACTGAAAGAGATTTTGCTGCTATATCTCGGCTTAAAGAGATAGGGGCCGATTTGACTATTATTCCTTCCCATATTGAAATGAGCTTTTCTGCTTCGGAGCGGCGAATTCTCGACTTATTAATTGAAAATGCATGGGTTCGCTATATTAACGGGGCCAGGGTTGTACTTTCTTTTACCTCTTCCCCAATATATATAGATGGGTTATCCCTTTTCGTTCATCGGCTTCGAGACTATTTCGATGCGGATGTAGCCTTGGCTGCTGTTAAGATGGAGAAGAGGACATATGTAGTGGCGAGAAGTCACGAGAAGGTGCTTGATGTTTCTCAGTTTTTAGCTCATCTGGGAGGAGGGGGGCATCCTCAGGCCTCGTCTGTAACGCTTCATAATGTTCGTCCGCTCTCTATTCTAGAGAGCCTTGAGAAAAAACTAGAGGAATCCATTCAACCTCGCTTAACCGTTGAAGACATTATGACAAGTCCTGTCATGGCGGTAGAACCTGATTCTTCAGTGAATGATGCATATAGAATCATGATTCGTTATGGACATTCAGCCCTTCCGGTTGTACGAGGAGACACTCTAATAGGTATTATTACCCGAAAGGACCTTGATAAGGCTCAACTTCACGGTTTTGGCCTGGCTCTTGTAAAAGAATTTATGACAGAGGGTGTTATCTCTATTTCAAAAGAGGCATCTATAGCGGAAGCTCACCGTATCCTGGTTTTTCACAATATAGGAAGATTGCCTGTTTTGGATGGGAAGATTCTTGTTGGTATTGTAACTCGCACTGATCTTGTTCGCGCACTTTATCCAGAATCCCTTCCGCCGGAAGAGCGAAAAATAGCTTCAGAGCTTCCATGGTCGGCCGATCTTTCCGACCTGTTGATGGTTCGACTGGCACCCCCACAACAGGCTATATTGCAGAAACTGGGAGAACGTGCGCAGACCCTTGGTATGAAAGCATATATTGTGGGCGGAATTGTACGGGATCTTATGTTGGGCCGAGAGGGTCTCGATTTAGATGTGGTGGTGGAAGGCAGCGCGGTGGATTTTTTGAAAAGTCTGGATTGGGAGGGATGTCGAGTTTCTGTTCATGAACGTTATAAAACAGGAACGCTTATTTTCCCTGATGGAATGAAGGTTGATGTGGCAACAGCGAGACGGGAGTTTTATGAATATCCCCTCGCCCAACCCAAAGTGGCAAGTGATTCATTGAAACACGACCTGTATCGCCGCGATTTTACTATTAATGCCATGGCTATTTCCATTACCCCTGATACATGGGGAACTCTGATAGATTATTTTGGTGGCCGCCGAGACCTGAAGAAAAAGGTACTGAAGGTTTTGCATAACTTAAGTTTCGTAGAGGATCCAACTCGCGTTATTCGTGGAATTCGCTTAGAACAACGGCTTGGTTTCCGCATGGAGGATAATACGTTGCGCCTTCTGAAAAGTTGCTTGAGGGGGGGGCTCCTTTCGAGGTTGTCCGGGTTTCGTCTGCGAAGCGAGCTGGAACTTTTATTTCAGGAAAAAGCTCCTTATCCGGGAATGAAACGAATGGCCGAGTTAGGAGCTTGGGATATTTTATTTCCAGGAATACGGATTGGAAATGTAGTTATTCGTACATTCCGTCGCCTTTCGGCTTTTCTCATCCGCATTTCCAGAGATTTCCCAGATTTTAAGGGAGCAGAGTGGCTTGCTTTCCTCGCAGCTCTTGTTATGGAGTCGTCTGAGAGTCTTCAATTTTCTGTCTTAGATCGCTTGAACCTGTCTCCTAAAGAGCGGGAAATTATGGAGGAGTCTCTTCAGGGGCTTCGTACAGCTGATCAAGAGCTCGGAGGAAGAGCCGCTAGAAAAAACTCAGAAATTTATCACTATTTAAAGGAAGTTTCTCCAGTAGCAGCCCTTTTCTGGAGTGCAGCGACAGAGAGATGGAGAGTGCGTCGGCGAATACTTTTGTATCTCTCTCGACTGCACAGTACGCATAGCAGCCTCACTGGACATGATTTGATCCGGATGGGATATAAAGGAGGCCCTAGCCTGGGGCGTATCCTTTCTAAACTGAAGGATAGTTGCCTTGATGAGGAGCTACCATCTCGAGAAGAAGAGCTGATATGGCTTGAAACCCATTTCCCTAAAGGAGAGTGAGAGGGATGTTCCGTTTTCCACCTATTGCTGAATTATTGTTGAGTTTGCCTGCTATATTGTGGGCTATAACCTTTCATGAATTTTGTCATGGTTATGTAGCGTACCTTCTTGGAGATCCTACAGCAGAGAGAGCTGGGAGGTTATCTCTTAATCCCTTAGCGCACTTAGACCCTATTGGAGCTCTTATGCTCCTTTTCTTCAGATTTGGATGGGCGAAACCTGTTCCTATTGACCCAAGATATTTTAAAAACCCTCGACGGGATATAGTTCTTGTTTCCCTTGCTGGAGCAGCTGGTAACTTGGCAAGCGCCATGTTTTGCGGTCTTTTAGTACGGCTTTTTCCTTATTTCTTTCTTGGGAATCCAGCTTTACGCCTTTTCATGTTCCTCATGGTAGCTATAAATGTGGGACTCGCGGTGTTTAATCTTATCCCTATTCCTCCTCTCGATGGTTCAAAAATACTCTATTACTTCTTACCGCCCCGTTGGATTGAAAAATATTTTTGGCTTGAACGCTATGGTTTTATTATTCTCATGGTCCTTTTGGGGTTAGGTATTATCCCGGCTATTATGAGCCCCATTTCTTATGCCATCATACGATGGATTCTTTAAGTGTATTGATGAGAGGAGAAGAAGTATTTGAATATCCTATTGACTAATGACGATGGAATCTATGCCCCAGGCCTTATGGCTTTGGCCAAACATTTAGCATCGAAAGGTTTCTTATGGTCTGTAGTAGCGCCAGATAGAGAGAGAAGCAGTGTCGGTCATGCCATTACTTTAACGAGACCTCTTCGTTTGTGGAATATTGATCAGAGTCCATATATTCCGGGGCAAAAGGTTTATGCTTGTGACGGTACTCCTTCCGATTGCGTTGTATTGGGAGTTGAGGAGGTTCAAAGTGAGACTGATATGGTTATTTCAGGCATTAACAATGGGCCTAACGTAGGAGATGATCTTACCTATTCTGGCACAGTCTCTGCGGCTATGGAAGGTGTTATCCTGGGTCGTCGTGCTATCGCCGTATCCCTGAATTGCAGTAGTCGAGATAGCGAATGTCATTATGAAACAGCGGCTATTGTAGTGGAGAAAGTGCTGGCAGTTTTAGAGGAAGAGCCTCTTCCCGAAGGGGTGTTACTCAATATTAATGTTCCTAATCTTCCGATCGCCATGTTAAAAGGAATCAAAGTAACAAGAAAAGGAGTCCGGCTTTATGAGGGGAAAGTGACGAAACTGGAAGATCCTAAGGGGCATGTTTATTTTTGGATTTCAGGTCAGCCGGAGGATCAGCTGGTAGAAGGCTGCGATGTCTGGGCTCTTGCCAACGGCTATGTCTCTATTACACCTGTTCATATGGACATGACCCATTACCCATCTCTTGAGCGGTATTCAGGGAATGGCCTTGAAAAAATAAACTTTTAGGTACTTTTTAAAAAAATAGTTGACAGAAGTTCATTGTCGTGTATAATGCTTCTCATACAAAAAAGCATGATACGGCAATGAAAGGGAAGAGTATTCTCCAAACACACCTACAGAGAGAGAAGGCCGGAGGCTGAGAGTCTTCTTGGAATGTGAAGGAGAAGAATAGAACCCTAGAGCTGATCTCGAAGAAAGATCCCCATGGGGAATCAAGTAGAGATGTTAAGGAGAGGACAAAAGGATTTTCCCCTTTTGTCAACGTGGGTGGCACCGCGGGTTACAAGCCCGTCCCTCTTAAAAAGAGGGACGGGCTTGTTTGTTTTTGAGACATTAAGGGAGGAGAACAGAATATGGGAGAGAAGAAGGTTGTTTTAGCATACAGTGGAGGATTAGATACTTCTGTTGCTGCTATGTGGCTGACAGAACAGGGATATGAGGTCATTACCATGACAGCTGACGTGGGGCAATCTGTAGATCTGGAGAAAGCCAAAAATAAGGCTTTACATAGTGGTGCCTCTAAAGCCTACGTTATGGATCTTAAGAAGGAGTTTGTAAAGGAATTTGTGTGGCCAGCGTTGAAGGCAAATGCTCTATATCAGGGAACCTATCCTCTTAATTCGGCTCTCTCGCGCCCTCTTATAGCAAAGGCTATGGCGGCGGTGGCAAAAAAAGAGAATGCAGGCGCTGTTGCTCATGGATGTACAGGTAAAGGACAGGATCAGGTGCGAATGGAGGTATGTACTAATGCATTAAACCCTGAACTTGTCGTGTTGGCTCCTGTTCGAGATTGGCACTTTAGTCGAGAAGCTGAAATGGAGTATGCACAGGCCCACGGAATTCCTGTCTTGGCTACTACTGCATCTCCATACAGTATTGATGAAAACCTATGGGGACGTTCCATTGAGTGCGGCATTTTAGAGGATCCCTGGAATGAACCCCCTTCTGATGCCTATATCCTCACAGTGGATCCGTGGAATGCTCCAGATCATCAAGAGTTTGTGGAGATATCATTTGAAAAGGGAATTCCAGTAGCATTGAATGGAGAAAAAATGGATGGGATTGCGTTGATTCAGTCTTTAAACAATCTTGCAGGGAAACACGGTGTAGGACGTATCGATATGATCGAAGATCGTCTCGTAGGATTTAAGAGCCGAGAGGTTTACGAGTGTCCTGCCGCCATAACTTTAATTACAGCCCATAAAGCTCTTGAAACGTTAACTTTAGATAAGAAAGTGCTTGCGGCTAAAAAGGAAATGGAGACAAAGTTTGCGGAACTCACATACGAGGGCTATTGGTATTCCCCTCTGAAAGAATCTATTGATTCTTTTATAAACACGACGCAAGAATATGTAAATGGAGTTGTGAAAGTTCGACTTTACAAAGGGCAAGCAGTTGTTCGAGGCATGAAGTCTCCCAGTTCGATCTATCAAATGAATATAGCTACTTACTCAGAGGGAGATGTTTTTGATCATCAGGCAGCGGTTGGGTTCATTAAAATATGGGGATTACCGCTGAAGACGTGGAAACAGGTTCATAAAGATAAAATGCCCATAGAGATTTTTCAGTAATTATGTAGTAAAGATTTTTTTCATAAATAGAGAGGAGTGACGATAGATGAAAAAAAACAGTTGGGTATTTGTTCTGTTGGTGACAGTGGTTGTTTTATGGGGTGGATTTGCACAGGCTGCATCAGTTATGGAGAAAGATACTATTGTTGCGGGTACGTCAGGTTCCTATCCGCCTTTTGAGTTTCATGATAAGACGGGAGCTCTTGTAGGGTTCGATATTGATTTGGCCAACGAAGTAGGGAAAAGGCTGGGTAAGAAAGTTGAATGGGTAGATATGGCCTTTGATGGTGTTATCCCATCTCTTTTAACAGGAAAAATTGATATGATAGCCGCTGCTCTCAGCATTACGGAGGAACGAAGCAAAAAGGTGGCTTTCTCTCAACCCTATATGGTAAGTCTCAGTGCTTTTGTACTGCCTACAAATAGCCCTGATGTAAATGGCATGGAGGATTTAAAGGGGAAAAGCGTAGCAGTACAGCTAGCTACGACACAGGATGTGTTTATCTCCGAGGTTGCGGATGTAACGGTGAAGCGCTTCCCTAAACTTAACGATGCTGTGCGAGAAGTAGCCCTAAAACGGGCTGACGCCTCTCTCATGGATGAAACGGTGGCAGAAACCTATATAAATAGTGAAGAATTTAAAGGACAACTTAAAAAATCTTTTACAGTTGAGCTGAAAGGGGCAAAACAGGCTTTGGCTGTAAGCCAAGAAGAGCCTCTTTTCCTTGAAGCTATAAATGAAGTCCTGACAAAACTTGATGAGGAAGGGTTTATTGCAGAACTTCATAAGAAATGGAATACGAAAAAAGAGTAGATTTTGGAAGGTAAAACAATAGAGTAGAGAGTGTGAAATATGGCCTGCTAATTTTTTAGTTAGCAGGCTTTTGCTTTTTGGCAAAGAGCTTTATACGGTGTACAATTATTGTTAATATTTAAAAAATAGTCGCCTAAGAAGGGAGACAGATTTTAGAATGCCAGAACGAAAACCGCTTACTACAAGGGGCAAGGTATTAGCCGTACTTACTGTATTTGTCATGGTGGTGTTTAGTTTTACAGCCCTCGTTGGACGAGAAAAAGTAGGGCTCTTCTTTCAAGGTCGCCTGCGCTATTTTTGGATTGCAGTTATTCTGGGTATTGGCTATTTTGCTACTCATGATAGGGGGAGAAGGTAAACTCAGGGAACGAAGCATCCATTGAGAGGTCGTTTTTTGTTCACCATAGAGTTCGTTTCAGGGATATGAATACCCTTAAGTTTGAACATTAACATATGATTTCCTATCTACCATGTTCCGCCGTTTTAGCTTTATATGAAATATGTTACAATTTTGAGCGCATGGGTACGTTCTCAATTTTTATATAAGTGACTCTGCCTCTGCAGTGTCAGTATCAACTTGCAAGTTCCGATTTTTACATGGAGGTTCTATCAGTATGTTTTTGCTCAGAATAGCCTGTTTGGCGTGGGCTCTTTTATCGATAGCGACTTCTACTTTATATGGAAGCCAAAGTCTTTCCCTCCCTTCTCTGGCAGAGTTGGAAAACATGGTCGAACAAGGGCCAGAAGTTCTGTCTTCTATGGCGGCTTTGGCGCGGGATGAACATATAGAACACCTTGTACGTCAGAGAAGTGGCCCTAAGTTTTTTGCTGGAATATCTTATGGTTATAGCGATGAACCAGAGTCTGAAACCGCCGAAGAACGAATTTCCTATAATAAAGTTACTGCTCGAGCAGGCGTTTCCTTCCCCATTTTAGGTACATGGACCAAAGAGAAAATAGAGATCCTTCAAAGTGAGCTTCGAACTTTAGAGGGACGAATTTTGGCAGAGCGAACCAGAGAGATGAATCTGATTTCTCTTAGAAAGGCTTATATGGTCTTGTGGGGGGAGGGGCAGAAACGCCGTCTCTTATCTGATTTCTTGAAGAGTCGAGAAGCGACAGAGGCCCTCTTGTCGAAGAGGGTAAGAGAAGGGTTTCTTTTAGAGGCGGATCGACTGGAGTTTTTGTCTGTCTATGATGTAGCTCTTCGAGACGTGGCCGCTTCCTCTCGGATGGAAACACAGGCCCTTCAGGTTATTCGATTGGCTACAGGGCAGTCTTGGCAGGTGACCGAAGAAGTTCCATTCCCAACTCTCCCGGGGTGGGATTATAAGAAGAGGCGCCCTTTAGGAGTGGCCCATCTCACTAATGTGAGATACAACAATAGAGTTTTGGATATTTATGGTCGCATTCTCGAGATCACAAAAAAAATTGATCGGGATGGAACTGTAGAATTTGGTGCTACCGCTGGTCGAGATTTCCCTGGGACTTCCGGGGCAGGAGTTTCCATCCGACTTACAGTAGAAGAACCCTTCGCTTCTTTAAGGGCAAAAAAGGATGAGGCTAGATTAGCTGCTCAAGCAGATTTAGAGCGACATAGAGCCGAAGAGCTGAAGGAACGCCTTCGCCTTGAAGGGGAGTTGGAAGACGCCTTATCTTTGCTGGAGTACGGTTCTCGATCTGTTCAGGCCGGAATAGCAAAAGTGCAAGCTTCCACAGAGGCCGTAAGAGTGCATCACCTCCGCTATGATCGTATTGGTGGAGATGCTTTTGAGAAACTTGAAGAGAGTCGCTATGCCCATCTCCGTGCTGCTCTGGAATTAGTGGATGCCCAAATACTGGTTCTTCAGGCTGCTTCTGAGCTGGTTCGTTTTTTCCCTGAAGGAGAGGTCCAGAGAGGATGTCCTTTATCTATGCTAGGCCTTGATAAGCCTCTTGCGAGTTTGCCGAAGTCGCCAGTCGCAATGATTTCCTCTCCAGAGCAAGATGTTCAGACATCTACAATTCTGACACCATCAAGGAAGAATACTTCAGTTTATGTGTGGAATGCGGCTCCCTTCCTCAAGAGCGAGACGAGGCATAGAGAACTGAAAAAACTTCAACAAGCGGGATTCTGTCGAATATTGCTCTCTTTTGATGGACAGGAGATCCGCTCTTTTAGCACGAATAATTCCCGGTTATCTCTCATGGCCTTTTTAGAACAGGCAACGTACATGGGAATTCAAGTTGATCTTTTGCTTGGCGATCCTACCTGGATTTTGCCAGAGCATCGAATGGAGCTTGTTCAACTAATCCGTTTCTTTGCCCCCTTCCCTTTTAAGGGGGTTCACGTAGATTTAGAGCCAGATTCTCTTCCTGGTGCTGCGTCTAAGAGGTCTGAGCTTGCTCTGGAATTGCTCCAAACGTTGAAGGTTGTTCGAGATAATACAGATCTTCCTCTATCTCTTTCTGTCCATCCTCGTTATTTGGAGGGGGAGTTAGGAGAAATTATGGGGCGAGGGTTAGTGGCGTTGTCTATGGAGGACGTAGCAGTGATGTTTTATTCCACCAACGTGGATATGGTGACAGATCGATTTGGAGCCCTTCTTAAAAAATACCCGGATCTTCCATTACTTTTAGCACAAAGTGTGGAGTCTATTTTATCTCCCCGCGAAAGCTATGCCACCTTAGGACGGGATATTCTATGGAGTCGAATTGCCTATTACAACGGAGTGTTCCAAGAAGAGAACTAC
This window encodes:
- a CDS encoding CBS domain-containing protein yields the protein MKVITSHMGNDFDSIASMVAASKLYPDAILSLSGSTSRTVRDFLRKFPRRWPIVTPRKIRKDEITQLIVVDTRSRSRIGPFATLLGKKDVIVHVYDHHPPSADDIDGELIVIDPIGATTTLLVEILFERQIPITPQEATLFAMGIYEDTGGLTFGGTTERDFAAISRLKEIGADLTIIPSHIEMSFSASERRILDLLIENAWVRYINGARVVLSFTSSPIYIDGLSLFVHRLRDYFDADVALAAVKMEKRTYVVARSHEKVLDVSQFLAHLGGGGHPQASSVTLHNVRPLSILESLEKKLEESIQPRLTVEDIMTSPVMAVEPDSSVNDAYRIMIRYGHSALPVVRGDTLIGIITRKDLDKAQLHGFGLALVKEFMTEGVISISKEASIAEAHRILVFHNIGRLPVLDGKILVGIVTRTDLVRALYPESLPPEERKIASELPWSADLSDLLMVRLAPPQQAILQKLGERAQTLGMKAYIVGGIVRDLMLGREGLDLDVVVEGSAVDFLKSLDWEGCRVSVHERYKTGTLIFPDGMKVDVATARREFYEYPLAQPKVASDSLKHDLYRRDFTINAMAISITPDTWGTLIDYFGGRRDLKKKVLKVLHNLSFVEDPTRVIRGIRLEQRLGFRMEDNTLRLLKSCLRGGLLSRLSGFRLRSELELLFQEKAPYPGMKRMAELGAWDILFPGIRIGNVVIRTFRRLSAFLIRISRDFPDFKGAEWLAFLAALVMESSESLQFSVLDRLNLSPKEREIMEESLQGLRTADQELGGRAARKNSEIYHYLKEVSPVAALFWSAATERWRVRRRILLYLSRLHSTHSSLTGHDLIRMGYKGGPSLGRILSKLKDSCLDEELPSREEELIWLETHFPKGE
- a CDS encoding site-2 protease family protein, whose product is MFRFPPIAELLLSLPAILWAITFHEFCHGYVAYLLGDPTAERAGRLSLNPLAHLDPIGALMLLFFRFGWAKPVPIDPRYFKNPRRDIVLVSLAGAAGNLASAMFCGLLVRLFPYFFLGNPALRLFMFLMVAINVGLAVFNLIPIPPLDGSKILYYFLPPRWIEKYFWLERYGFIILMVLLGLGIIPAIMSPISYAIIRWIL
- the surE gene encoding 5'/3'-nucleotidase SurE, encoding MNILLTNDDGIYAPGLMALAKHLASKGFLWSVVAPDRERSSVGHAITLTRPLRLWNIDQSPYIPGQKVYACDGTPSDCVVLGVEEVQSETDMVISGINNGPNVGDDLTYSGTVSAAMEGVILGRRAIAVSLNCSSRDSECHYETAAIVVEKVLAVLEEEPLPEGVLLNINVPNLPIAMLKGIKVTRKGVRLYEGKVTKLEDPKGHVYFWISGQPEDQLVEGCDVWALANGYVSITPVHMDMTHYPSLERYSGNGLEKINF
- a CDS encoding argininosuccinate synthase, encoding MGEKKVVLAYSGGLDTSVAAMWLTEQGYEVITMTADVGQSVDLEKAKNKALHSGASKAYVMDLKKEFVKEFVWPALKANALYQGTYPLNSALSRPLIAKAMAAVAKKENAGAVAHGCTGKGQDQVRMEVCTNALNPELVVLAPVRDWHFSREAEMEYAQAHGIPVLATTASPYSIDENLWGRSIECGILEDPWNEPPSDAYILTVDPWNAPDHQEFVEISFEKGIPVALNGEKMDGIALIQSLNNLAGKHGVGRIDMIEDRLVGFKSREVYECPAAITLITAHKALETLTLDKKVLAAKKEMETKFAELTYEGYWYSPLKESIDSFINTTQEYVNGVVKVRLYKGQAVVRGMKSPSSIYQMNIATYSEGDVFDHQAAVGFIKIWGLPLKTWKQVHKDKMPIEIFQ
- a CDS encoding transporter substrate-binding domain-containing protein, which codes for MKKNSWVFVLLVTVVVLWGGFAQAASVMEKDTIVAGTSGSYPPFEFHDKTGALVGFDIDLANEVGKRLGKKVEWVDMAFDGVIPSLLTGKIDMIAAALSITEERSKKVAFSQPYMVSLSAFVLPTNSPDVNGMEDLKGKSVAVQLATTQDVFISEVADVTVKRFPKLNDAVREVALKRADASLMDETVAETYINSEEFKGQLKKSFTVELKGAKQALAVSQEEPLFLEAINEVLTKLDEEGFIAELHKKWNTKKE